A genomic region of Deinococcus aerophilus contains the following coding sequences:
- a CDS encoding single-stranded DNA-binding protein: MADPDRVREALRACMTAWATLEVRGDQARVVPVPDPDQMAAHLERLDPQWELGWVCESVQPPVVRARVVLLGVGREGLAGAHTLEDAKRAALADMARTYGLTSAGDGHWVAYDPEDGANTADLEADAPLPDLPTGTALPPEPPRDPQMDKARSHINDLLDQLRVAGKGVEATRILMSGYGETVEESRAIYKELQTILKG; encoded by the coding sequence ATGGCTGATCCTGACCGCGTGCGCGAGGCCCTGCGCGCCTGCATGACCGCCTGGGCGACCCTGGAAGTCCGGGGCGACCAGGCGCGCGTCGTTCCCGTTCCCGATCCCGACCAGATGGCCGCCCACCTGGAGCGCCTGGACCCCCAGTGGGAGCTGGGCTGGGTCTGTGAGAGCGTGCAGCCGCCGGTGGTGCGCGCCCGAGTGGTGCTGCTCGGCGTGGGCCGCGAGGGGCTGGCGGGTGCCCACACCCTGGAAGACGCCAAGCGCGCCGCCCTGGCCGACATGGCCCGCACCTACGGTCTGACCTCGGCCGGCGACGGTCACTGGGTGGCCTACGATCCGGAAGACGGCGCCAACACCGCCGACCTCGAGGCCGACGCGCCGCTGCCCGACCTGCCCACGGGGACCGCACTTCCGCCCGAGCCGCCGCGCGATCCACAGATGGACAAGGCCCGCAGCCACATCAATGACCTGCTCGACCAGCTGCGCGTCGCGGGCAAGGGAGTGGAGGCCACGCGCATCCTGATGAGCGGGTACGGCGAGACGGTGGAGGAGAGCCGCGCCATCTACAAGGAGCTGCAGACCATCCTGAAGGGCTGA